One Sphingomonas endolithica genomic window, GCCGGTGCCGGAGAGCCATACGCCGTGGGAGGAATTGTACCGCGAGAAGACAGGGCAGCTCGGCGATGGCGCGGTGCTTGATTTCGCGGTCAAATATCGTGGTATTTCGGCCAGGACACCACGGCACAATCATTAGCATCAGACCGGCACGGCCGGCCAAGGGGAGAGGATTATGACGGATACGGCAAGGGGCGATGCGGCAGCGGCGGCGGTAAACCACCGCTTCATCGCCGGGATCGTCGCGGCGGCGACGATCGGCGGGTTCATGTTCGGATATGATTCGGGCGTGATCAACGGCACGCAAAAGGGGCTGGAATCGGCATTCGACCTCGGCAAGTTTGGGATCGGGGTTAATGTCGGTGCTATCCTGGTCGGGTCGGCGATCGGCGCGTTCGGGGCGGGGCGGCTGGCCGATGCGATCGGGCGGCGCAACGTGATGATGATCGCGGCGGTGCTGTTCCTGTTCAGCGCGATCCTGGCCGGGGCGGCTAACGGTTCCGAAGTGTTCATCTTCGCGCGCATCGTGGGGGGCCTGGGCGTCGGCGCGGCGAGCGTGATCTCGCCGGTGTACATCTCGGAAGTCACACCGGCATCGATCCGCGGGCGCCTGTCGAGCGTGCAGCAGGTGATGATCATCACCGGGCTGACCGGCGCGTTCGTCGCCAATTACGTCGTTGCGCGCTATGCCGGCGGCTCGACCGCGGAATTCTGGCTGGGCTATACCGCCTGGCGCTGGATGTTCTGGCTGCAGGCGATCCCGGCGGCGATCTATCTGCTCGCTTTACTGGGCATTCCGGAGAGCCCGCGCTTCCTGGTCGCCAAGGGCCGGGACGACCAGGCGCATGTCGTCCTAACGCGGCTGTTCGGGCGGGTCGAGGCCGATCATAAGGTGGTCGAGATCCGCAACTCGCTGGCGGCGGACCATCACAAGCCCAAGCTCAGCGACCTGATCGACAAGAGCACCGGCAAGGTCCGCCCGATCCTGTGGGCGGGCATTGGGCTGGCCGTGTTCCAGCAGTTCGTCGGCATCAACGTGGTGTTCTATTACGGCGCAGTGCTGTGGGAAGCGGTCGGCTTTACCGAGAACGATGCGCTGCAGATCAACATCCTGTCGGGTGTGCTGTCGATCGCGGCGTGCATCTTCACGATTGCGACGGTCGATCGGATCGGGCGCAAGCCGCTGCTGCTGGTGGGGTCCGCCGGCATGGCGGTGACGCTGGCGACGGTGGCCTATGCCTTCTCCACCGCGGTGACCGCAGCAGACGGCTCGGTATCGCTGCCGGGCAATAGCGGGCTGATCGCACTGGTGGCGGCGAACCTGTACGTGATCTTCTTCAACGCCAGCTGGGGCCCGGTGATGTGGGTGATGCTGGGCGAGATGTTCCCCAACCAGATCCGCGGATCGGGGCTGGCGGTATCGGGCTTTGCGCAGTGGATCGCCAATGCCGCGATCTCGGTCAGCTTCCCGTCGCTGGCCGTGTCGCCGGGGCTGGCGATCACCTATGCCGGCTATGCGACGTTTGCGGCGATCTCGTTCTTCTTCGTGAAGGCGATGGTCAACGAGACGCGCGGGCGCGAATTGGAGGACATGGCGGGCTGATCGATCCCGGTCTGGTCGCACGAAAAGGGGCGCCGCAACATTGTTGCGGTGCCCCTTTTCATTTCCACGAGTGATGACCGCTTAGATCAGGATGGCTTCACATCGGAGCGGATGGATCAATCCGCCGTCATCAAGCTCCAGGCGCTCAGGACAAGCGCCAGCGCGCTGGACGGTGCTTCGATACGAGCCCTCGGTACGGCCTTCGGCCTACTCGGTCTCTACTCAGCACGACGGGCGGTAAGCTGACCGGGCTCTAGCGCCAGCCGGCATCGACCCAGTAATTGTGGCCGGTGCACATGCGGGCATCGTCGGAGGCGAGGAACAGCGCCATCGCGGCGATGTCGGAGGGCTGGATGCGGCCGTCCAGGCATTGTGCGGCGACGATCTCGGCCTCGCCTTCGGGCGTGTACCATTTTTCCTGGCGCGGGGTCTGGACGTTGCCGGGGATGATCGCGTTGACGCGAATGCCGTCGCGGCCGAGATCGCGTGCCAGGCTGCGCGTCATGCCCTCGATCGCGGCCTTGGCGGTCTGGTAGAGGATCAGGTCATTCAGCGCGAGGTGCCAGCTGATCGACCCGAAATTGACGATCACGCCGCGGCCGGCCGCCTTCATCGCGGGCACCACGGCCTGCGCGGCGAAGAACAGGTGGCGCAGATTGACGTTCATGCGCTGGTCCCAATAGGCCGGCGTCACGTCCTCGATGCTGTGGCGATCATCGTTGGCCGCATTGTTGATCAGCACGTCGATACCGTCCAGCTGGTCCATCAGCCGCGCGAAGGTGACGTCCAGCGCGGCCAGATCGGTCAGGTCGAGGTGGTGGAAGATCGGTGCGTGCGCGGCGTGCGGGGTGAGGCGGGCGACGAGCGCCTGGCTGTCCGCCTCCGCCACGTCGACGAAAGCGACCCGCGCGCCCTGTGCCACGAACGCCTCGACCAGCCCGGCGCCGATGCCGGAGCCGCCGCCGGTGATGATGACGCGCTTGTCGCGGAGCGAAGGGTAATGTGCGCTGCGGTGGGTATCGGCATTGTGGGACACGTGGATTTCCTAGCTAGATCAGGCGGAGAGCAGGCCGCGGCCGGCGAGATTGCGCATCAGCGCGGTGGCGCCGAATGCCCATGGCGGAGCGGCCTTGGAGGTGGTGACGACATTGATCAGCCGTCCGAGCCCCGGCGTGGCGATCGAGACGGTGTCGCCGATCTTGTGCGTGAAGCCGCGGCCGGGTTCGTCGCGGTCCTTGGTCGGCGCGAACAGGGTGCCGAGGAACAGCACGAAGCCATCGGGATATTGATGCTCGCTCAGCGCCTGGCGGACGAGTTCGAGCGGATCGCGGCTGATCTGGTCCATCGAGCTGACCCCGTCCAGCACATAGCCGTCGGTGCCTTCGATGCGCAGCGTCACCTGCGCGCGGCGGACATCGTCGATCGTGAACGCATCGTCGAACAGGCGGACGAACGCGCCCAGCGCGCAGGACGCATTATTGTCCTTGGCCTTGCCCAGCAGCAGCGCGGAGCGGCCCTCGAAATCGCGCAGGTTGACGTCGTTGCCGATCGTCGCGCCGACCACAGTGCCGTCCGCGGCGACGAGCAGCACGATTTCGGGCTCCGGGTTGTTCCAGGTGGAATCCGAACGCACGCCGATCTCGGCACCCCAGCCGACCGTCGACAGCGGCGGCCCCTTGGTGAAGATCTCCGCATCGGGGCCGATCGCGACCTCCAGATATTGCGACCACAGGCCTTCCTCGATCAGCACGGTCTTGAGTTCGGCGGCTTCGGGCGTACCCGGCGCGACGCGGGCCAGCCCGCCGCCGATGCGATCCTCCAGCCGGCCACGCACCGCGGCAGCGGCGCTGGCATCGCCGCGCGCGCGTTCCTCGATCACGCGTTCCAGCGCCGAGGTGGCAAAGGTGACACCCGCTGCCTTCACGCATTGAAAGTCGATCGGGCTGAGCAGGCGCGGCGAGCCGCCCGGCGACAGGCCGAGCGTGGCGAGATCGCCGAGGGGTTCGCCGGCGCCCGGATCGAACGCGCGCAGGGCGACGAGTTCGGCCACGGTGGGCGCGACCATCGCCATGTCGTGCGCGATGCCGTCCGCGACGAGGATCGGGGTCGGCCCGTCACCACGGTCGATACGGCCAAGCCAGCGCCCGGTGCGCCAATCGGGACCGAGCGCGTCGGCAGGATCGAAAGCGAAGGTCATGGGAAACTCCGGTCAGCTGCACAGGCCGGCGGGCGGGCCGGCAAGCGCGGGGGTGGCAGGCGGCCCGGCCAACGACGGCGTCGTGCCGGGCAACGACAGATCGACTGCCGCGGCATAATAGGGATCGGCCTCGGCCTCCGCCAGCGTGATGAAGCGAAAGCCCATCTCGCGGTAGAGGTCGAGCAGGCGCGGCAGCATGTGCGCATCGAACGCGCCGACATGCATCAACAGCACGTAGGGTATGTCTCGGCCGACCTGCGCCTTGGCGCGGGCGCGCGAGGCCAAGGCGGCGGCACGGGCATCGGCGAGGAAGCCTGCCTCCAGCCGCGCGATCGCCGCCGCGTCGCGCTTGGCGACGCAGGCGGTGTACGGCGCGTTCCAGGCGAAGTCGCCGAAGCTCATTGTCACGGCCGCCGCGCGGTAGCCGCGCGCCTTCAAGTCGGCGCGTGCGGCATCGCGGACGGCAGGCGTGCCGCCTTCTGACAGGAACGGACAGCGGAACCAGTGCCAGTCCGTGCCCTTGGCTGCGGCAGCAAGGGGGGCCTCGTTGCGCGCGACGTCCGCGGCGAAGGTGGCAGCGCCGATCTGGTCGAGATTGCCGTGCGTATAGCTGTGGTTGCCAAGCGGCAGCCCGGCGGCGCGCCACGCGGCAGTCGCCTGCGCCGCATCGGCCGGATCGTCCAGCCCGAAGCCGGCATTGAGGAAGCCGAACGCCGGTGCCTTTGCTGCGGCGAGCGCGGTAGCGATGCGGCCGATCACGTCCTTGCGCGTCTCGCCGGGAAGTAACGGGCCGTGTGCGGGTATGTCGTCGAAGGTGAAGGCAATGGCGGGCCGCTGATCGGTGGCCGGGCCGACCGGCTGGCGGGCGACGGCGCCCAGCATCGGTGCGGTGGTGCGTGACTTGAACAGGTCGAGCGGTACGGCGGCGCCCATCACGCGATAGCCCGCCTCCGAGGGGTGGAGGTGGTCGCCCGAATCCAGAGCGGGTGCGAGGCGATCGGGGCGGACGGGATCGCGCATCACCGCGTCGAAATCGATCACAGCATCGAACGCGCCGGAGCTGCGGATGAAGCGGTTGATCGCCTGGCGATCGGCTTCCGAAGCGGGGCCGGCATGGTAATAATCGTTGCCGACGAACGGCATCACCGTGCCGCCGATCACCTTGATGCCGTGCGCATGCGCGCGGGCGACGATCTGGCGGTAGCCGGCGGTGACCTGCGCGACGATCGCCGCGTGCTGCGCGGGCGTGGCGGGTGCGTCGCGGGTGAGCACGCCGAGATCGTTGATGCCCTCCAGCACGATCGCCCAGCGCACGCCGCTGCGCGCGATCACGTCGCGATCGAACCGCGCGAGCAGGTTTGGCCCGACTCCGTCGAGCAGCACGCGGTTGCCGCCGATGCCGGTATTGACCAATCCGATGCCGCGCGTGGCGGCGTTGCTGCGCAAGCGGGCGGCGAGGATGTCGGGCCAGCGCGTATTGCGATCGGGCGTTACGCCGTAGCCGTCGGTGATCGAATCACCGATCGTCACGACCGTGCCGGTGCTGCCTGGACCGGAAACTTCGACATCAGCCAGCGCATACCAATGCGTGGTCGGCACGGCGCCAGTGAGCGCCGCATCGGCGACGTGATCGCCGGCGAGCGTGAAGCCGGTCGCTCGGGCGCCGGGATGACCGGTCTGCGGCACTGCCGCTTCGGGCAGGTACAGGCTGACCGCGAGATCTAATCCCGGCGCGATTGGCATGGCGACCGGATCGGCATAGAGTTCAGCGCCGGCCGGGATCACCGCGGTTGGACGGCCGGCAAAGGTCATGCGGGCGCCCGCGGCGATACGCGCCGTGCCCGGCGCCACGGCGCGGGCGACATGCGCCCCGCCGATGACGAGCGGGCGGGTGCCGAAGGCGTTGGAGAGCCGGATGCGCACCGTGTCGCCACCGGCAGAAAGCCGCACGATTTGTCGCAACGTCACGGCCCCGGCGCGATCGGGTGCAAGCGCATTATCGCCATCGGCGATCATCTGCGCCGATCCCCAGCTCGCGATCCAATGGGCCGGGCGCGCGTTCGTAGTGCGTGCATC contains:
- a CDS encoding SDR family NAD(P)-dependent oxidoreductase, producing the protein MSHNADTHRSAHYPSLRDKRVIITGGGSGIGAGLVEAFVAQGARVAFVDVAEADSQALVARLTPHAAHAPIFHHLDLTDLAALDVTFARLMDQLDGIDVLINNAANDDRHSIEDVTPAYWDQRMNVNLRHLFFAAQAVVPAMKAAGRGVIVNFGSISWHLALNDLILYQTAKAAIEGMTRSLARDLGRDGIRVNAIIPGNVQTPRQEKWYTPEGEAEIVAAQCLDGRIQPSDIAAMALFLASDDARMCTGHNYWVDAGWR
- a CDS encoding GDSL-type esterase/lipase family protein yields the protein MRLWHSALIGLALLAGGADARTTNARPAHWIASWGSAQMIADGDNALAPDRAGAVTLRQIVRLSAGGDTVRIRLSNAFGTRPLVIGGAHVARAVAPGTARIAAGARMTFAGRPTAVIPAGAELYADPVAMPIAPGLDLAVSLYLPEAAVPQTGHPGARATGFTLAGDHVADAALTGAVPTTHWYALADVEVSGPGSTGTVVTIGDSITDGYGVTPDRNTRWPDILAARLRSNAATRGIGLVNTGIGGNRVLLDGVGPNLLARFDRDVIARSGVRWAIVLEGINDLGVLTRDAPATPAQHAAIVAQVTAGYRQIVARAHAHGIKVIGGTVMPFVGNDYYHAGPASEADRQAINRFIRSSGAFDAVIDFDAVMRDPVRPDRLAPALDSGDHLHPSEAGYRVMGAAVPLDLFKSRTTAPMLGAVARQPVGPATDQRPAIAFTFDDIPAHGPLLPGETRKDVIGRIATALAAAKAPAFGFLNAGFGLDDPADAAQATAAWRAAGLPLGNHSYTHGNLDQIGAATFAADVARNEAPLAAAAKGTDWHWFRCPFLSEGGTPAVRDAARADLKARGYRAAAVTMSFGDFAWNAPYTACVAKRDAAAIARLEAGFLADARAAALASRARAKAQVGRDIPYVLLMHVGAFDAHMLPRLLDLYREMGFRFITLAEAEADPYYAAAVDLSLPGTTPSLAGPPATPALAGPPAGLCS
- a CDS encoding fumarylacetoacetate hydrolase family protein — translated: MTFAFDPADALGPDWRTGRWLGRIDRGDGPTPILVADGIAHDMAMVAPTVAELVALRAFDPGAGEPLGDLATLGLSPGGSPRLLSPIDFQCVKAAGVTFATSALERVIEERARGDASAAAAVRGRLEDRIGGGLARVAPGTPEAAELKTVLIEEGLWSQYLEVAIGPDAEIFTKGPPLSTVGWGAEIGVRSDSTWNNPEPEIVLLVAADGTVVGATIGNDVNLRDFEGRSALLLGKAKDNNASCALGAFVRLFDDAFTIDDVRRAQVTLRIEGTDGYVLDGVSSMDQISRDPLELVRQALSEHQYPDGFVLFLGTLFAPTKDRDEPGRGFTHKIGDTVSIATPGLGRLINVVTTSKAAPPWAFGATALMRNLAGRGLLSA
- a CDS encoding sugar porter family MFS transporter, translated to MTDTARGDAAAAAVNHRFIAGIVAAATIGGFMFGYDSGVINGTQKGLESAFDLGKFGIGVNVGAILVGSAIGAFGAGRLADAIGRRNVMMIAAVLFLFSAILAGAANGSEVFIFARIVGGLGVGAASVISPVYISEVTPASIRGRLSSVQQVMIITGLTGAFVANYVVARYAGGSTAEFWLGYTAWRWMFWLQAIPAAIYLLALLGIPESPRFLVAKGRDDQAHVVLTRLFGRVEADHKVVEIRNSLAADHHKPKLSDLIDKSTGKVRPILWAGIGLAVFQQFVGINVVFYYGAVLWEAVGFTENDALQINILSGVLSIAACIFTIATVDRIGRKPLLLVGSAGMAVTLATVAYAFSTAVTAADGSVSLPGNSGLIALVAANLYVIFFNASWGPVMWVMLGEMFPNQIRGSGLAVSGFAQWIANAAISVSFPSLAVSPGLAITYAGYATFAAISFFFVKAMVNETRGRELEDMAG